The proteins below are encoded in one region of Syntrophotalea carbinolica DSM 2380:
- the serA gene encoding phosphoglycerate dehydrogenase: protein MKVLITDEISQEGLQPLLDDPRIEIEVRLGLAPEELYRIVGRFDALITRSGTTVDEALLEHCRNLKIVARAGVGIDNVDVDAASSRGIIVVNAPYGNVNSAAEHTMAVMLSLCRNVPVANTSLKQGEWQRAPFTGCELKDKTLGIIGLGKVGGRVALRAKAFEMNVIACDPYISPKRAEDLGVKLVSKEDIVRYADIITLHCPRNEETIDMLNARHFDAMKDGVIIVNVARGEIVNEAAMLAAMQSGKVRGAAFDVFSEEPPRSDLVKQLIAHPRMIVTPHLGANTFEAQKNVAVDVSKEIVRYLDGQPLDSAVNIPRFDADLMQVMQPFLSLIQQMGEFIVQLAPANPSKVTFSYNGKLARYDCAPLTVCGLASLLNRSTEQDVNMVNSQLIAEQMGISVETVCSTEAESFSNLITITMTTPAGKRTVAGTIFEGIPKIVKMRDFNTDFQPEEHMLVISYADKPGLIGKIGTILGEAGINIGSMNLGRRAKSGEAMVVLSLDTPAPAEVLEQLATSIDAAFIRSIHMENGICDN, encoded by the coding sequence ATGAAGGTCCTTATTACCGACGAAATTTCCCAGGAAGGTCTGCAACCGCTACTCGATGATCCGCGTATTGAGATCGAAGTACGCCTGGGACTTGCTCCTGAAGAACTGTATCGCATTGTCGGCCGCTTCGACGCGCTCATCACCCGCAGCGGCACCACGGTCGACGAGGCCCTGCTCGAACACTGCCGCAATCTTAAAATCGTCGCCCGCGCCGGTGTCGGCATCGATAACGTCGATGTCGATGCGGCCAGCAGCCGCGGCATCATTGTGGTCAACGCCCCCTACGGCAACGTCAACTCCGCAGCCGAGCACACCATGGCCGTCATGTTGTCCTTATGCCGCAACGTGCCCGTGGCCAACACTTCCCTGAAACAGGGCGAATGGCAGCGCGCTCCTTTTACCGGCTGCGAACTCAAGGACAAAACCCTCGGCATCATCGGCCTGGGAAAGGTCGGGGGACGTGTAGCGCTGCGGGCCAAGGCATTTGAAATGAATGTCATTGCCTGCGATCCGTACATTTCACCCAAACGCGCCGAGGACCTCGGCGTCAAACTGGTGAGTAAAGAGGATATCGTACGTTATGCCGATATCATCACTCTGCATTGCCCCCGCAATGAAGAAACCATCGACATGCTCAACGCCCGTCATTTCGATGCCATGAAGGACGGCGTGATCATCGTCAATGTCGCGCGGGGTGAAATCGTCAACGAAGCCGCCATGCTTGCCGCCATGCAAAGCGGCAAAGTGCGCGGCGCGGCTTTCGATGTCTTCAGCGAAGAACCGCCGCGCTCGGATCTGGTCAAACAGCTTATCGCTCATCCGCGCATGATTGTCACGCCCCATTTGGGTGCCAACACCTTCGAGGCGCAGAAAAACGTGGCGGTCGATGTCAGCAAAGAGATCGTTCGCTATCTGGATGGCCAACCCCTGGACAGCGCCGTCAATATCCCCAGATTCGATGCCGACCTGATGCAGGTCATGCAGCCGTTTTTGTCGTTGATTCAGCAAATGGGCGAATTCATCGTGCAACTGGCGCCGGCCAACCCCAGCAAGGTGACCTTCTCCTACAACGGCAAACTGGCTCGTTACGATTGTGCCCCGCTGACCGTCTGCGGCCTGGCCTCGCTGCTCAACCGCTCCACCGAGCAGGATGTCAACATGGTTAATTCCCAGCTGATCGCCGAACAGATGGGCATCTCCGTCGAAACGGTGTGCTCCACCGAAGCGGAGTCTTTTTCCAATCTCATCACCATCACCATGACGACCCCTGCCGGCAAACGCACGGTAGCCGGGACCATCTTCGAAGGCATCCCCAAAATCGTCAAGATGCGCGATTTCAATACGGATTTTCAGCCCGAAGAGCACATGCTGGTGATCAGCTATGCGGACAAGCCGGGTTTGATCGGAAAAATCGGCACCATCCTCGGCGAAGCCGGCATCAATATCGGCTCCATGAACCTGGGACGCCGTGCCAAATCCGGTGAAGCCATGGTAGTGCTGTCCCTCGACACCCCGGCACCGGCCGAGGTTCTCGAGCAGCTCGCCACCAGTATCGATGCCGCGTTCATTCGCAGCATCCACATGGAAAACGGGATCTGCGACAATTAA
- a CDS encoding 1,4-dihydroxy-6-naphthoate synthase, which produces MRCLSLGISPCPNDTSVFFGLLSGQIPLPGLRLHLRIEDVDTLNRLAFDRVLDVTKLSFYAYGQLRRDYALLRSGAALGRGCGPLVVARENLSGRCLVGKRIAVPGHMTTACLLLRLYGMELCHLEPMPFHAIAAAVASGAVDAGVLIHEARFTCEAQGLVKVLDLGSWWQTLTGLPLPLGCIVARRSLGRATLGQIEDAVRHSIDTLQAMPDAARDFIRRHAQENDDAVLDGHIGLYVNEFTHDLGAEGEAAVKELYARAEAEGLLPACSCGLFG; this is translated from the coding sequence ATGCGTTGCCTTTCCCTGGGGATCTCGCCCTGCCCCAACGACACATCGGTCTTTTTCGGTCTGCTCAGTGGCCAAATCCCCCTGCCCGGCTTGAGGTTGCACCTGCGCATCGAGGATGTGGACACCCTCAACCGGTTGGCATTTGACCGGGTTCTCGATGTAACCAAACTGTCTTTCTATGCCTACGGTCAGCTGCGTCGGGATTACGCGTTGTTGCGAAGCGGAGCCGCCCTGGGGCGAGGTTGCGGACCTCTGGTGGTCGCGCGGGAGAACCTTTCCGGCAGATGCCTGGTCGGCAAGCGCATCGCCGTGCCGGGACACATGACCACGGCCTGTCTGTTGTTGCGGCTTTATGGGATGGAACTGTGCCACTTGGAACCGATGCCGTTTCACGCCATTGCCGCGGCGGTCGCCAGCGGGGCGGTGGATGCCGGGGTGCTTATCCACGAGGCCCGTTTTACCTGTGAAGCTCAAGGCCTGGTCAAGGTGCTCGATCTGGGTAGCTGGTGGCAGACGTTGACCGGGCTGCCCTTGCCTTTGGGGTGTATCGTGGCGCGACGGAGTCTTGGCAGGGCGACTCTGGGACAGATCGAGGATGCCGTGCGGCACAGCATCGATACGCTGCAGGCGATGCCCGATGCCGCGCGCGACTTTATTCGTCGTCACGCCCAGGAAAACGACGATGCCGTTCTCGATGGCCATATCGGTCTCTATGTCAACGAATTCACCCATGATTTAGGGGCTGAGGGCGAGGCCGCCGTAAAGGAGCTCTATGCCAGAGCCGAAGCCGAAGGATTGCTGCCGGCCTGTTCATGCGGCCTGTTCGGGTAA
- the mqnB gene encoding futalosine hydrolase, producing MIAIVAAVPDETWMLRRRLFPCEVKRCGHRDLYCGSMFGHKVIVLHTGVGKINAASAVTALLEHCEPASVIVTGCCGAYPGQGLARGDLVLASEEICADEGVLTPDGFQDFQTLGFSLLRSKGIGMRNRFSVDTKLQEIARSHLDRFARESGFELGIGPLVTVSTCSGTLQSGQAMQKRTGGLAENMEGAAVAQVCGQYNVPFLEIRGVSNMVEDRNLANWDLDGAAERAQQALMTLLRGWFSPGMLA from the coding sequence ATGATCGCCATCGTAGCGGCGGTTCCGGATGAAACCTGGATGTTGCGTCGCAGATTGTTCCCCTGTGAAGTCAAGCGTTGCGGGCATCGCGATCTTTATTGCGGCAGCATGTTCGGTCACAAGGTGATAGTGCTCCATACCGGGGTCGGTAAAATCAATGCTGCTTCGGCGGTTACCGCTTTGCTGGAGCACTGCGAGCCTGCGTCGGTGATTGTCACGGGATGTTGCGGGGCCTATCCCGGGCAAGGTCTTGCCAGGGGGGATCTGGTGCTTGCCAGTGAAGAGATCTGTGCGGACGAGGGCGTTTTGACTCCGGACGGTTTTCAGGATTTTCAAACCCTGGGTTTTTCTTTATTGCGCAGTAAGGGCATCGGTATGCGGAATCGATTCAGCGTCGATACCAAACTGCAGGAGATCGCGCGGTCTCATCTTGACCGGTTTGCCCGGGAGTCGGGTTTTGAACTCGGAATCGGGCCGCTGGTGACGGTTTCCACCTGTTCGGGAACCTTGCAGTCCGGACAGGCGATGCAGAAGCGGACCGGCGGCCTGGCGGAAAATATGGAAGGGGCTGCCGTAGCCCAGGTCTGCGGACAGTACAATGTGCCGTTTTTGGAAATACGCGGGGTATCCAATATGGTGGAAGATCGGAATTTGGCAAACTGGGATCTCGACGGCGCTGCCGAAAGAGCACAGCAGGCCCTTATGACGTTGCTGCGCGGTTGGTTTTCGCCGGGTATGCTGGCCTGA
- a CDS encoding peroxiredoxin family protein produces MKKLLAHAIIASFFIASLASPALCQLPAGTIAPDFTLHNLNDKSVRLSDLEGHPVVLVIGTTWCPGCKAQLSELQTIRQFFDDHKIPLIDIFIQEPAATVGNYLKGKKLPATFEALLDDGQVHRAYRVYPIPRVLILDGSRRIVQDSLGLDATEITDTIQRLLDRQADTEKTSNE; encoded by the coding sequence ATGAAAAAGTTACTGGCACACGCCATTATTGCGTCATTTTTCATCGCAAGCCTTGCCTCTCCTGCGCTTTGTCAGCTTCCCGCCGGTACCATCGCACCCGATTTCACCTTGCACAATCTCAACGACAAGTCGGTTCGGCTCTCGGACCTTGAAGGGCATCCTGTCGTTCTCGTCATCGGCACCACCTGGTGTCCGGGCTGCAAGGCACAATTGTCCGAACTGCAGACCATCCGACAGTTTTTCGACGATCACAAGATCCCGCTCATCGATATCTTTATCCAGGAACCGGCCGCAACCGTTGGCAACTACCTGAAGGGAAAAAAACTCCCCGCGACATTTGAAGCGCTGCTCGACGACGGACAGGTTCACCGTGCCTATCGGGTTTATCCTATTCCCAGAGTGTTGATCCTGGACGGTTCGCGACGCATTGTACAGGATTCCCTGGGTCTCGATGCAACGGAGATTACCGACACTATCCAGCGCCTTCTCGATCGGCAAGCTGATACCGAGAAGACCTCCAATGAGTGA
- a CDS encoding histidine kinase — protein MRIVLATLLALAMAVPAMAINVEWHGDLNNRFSFSTQSNALVRTSKDSEKYLGSGSVAGIPVVASQKKVSVPNTKKSKNDSDFFGEIKYRFHMVVSDDEKKVKGVVGFEVGSCKFGGDGADFGGDDKVFELRWAYTDIEVPFDPASRLTVGLQPVGYNYLLWTDNAGGVKWKRKDGQWAYSLGWFRNDWNGANNTAGGDRKSAYDDAYAADLTYTFDNGNSLNAFVVYMDQGEEAVGYTDLTDGTFYSLASDVQDEEIWIGLSGKGKWNNLSALFTGIYLTGEVNSSDLGMSRDRNAYLFHGQLDYAMGKNTFTLGGLYASGDDDPLDGDAENFDVIDISTSILGSVIIFDNYCDDNSFSQAPYVFDQGYALLYVGAARKLNAKTKVWAKYFYHNTAEATLLGDREIGHEFVVGTSYTIMKGLTADINAGYLVAGDAWEAMGGGDGDDVFRTDARLRFKF, from the coding sequence ATGCGTATTGTCCTGGCGACTCTGCTCGCCCTGGCCATGGCCGTCCCCGCCATGGCTATCAACGTCGAATGGCATGGCGACCTCAACAACCGCTTTTCTTTCAGCACCCAGTCTAATGCCCTGGTCCGCACCAGCAAAGACAGCGAAAAATACCTCGGTTCCGGATCTGTAGCAGGCATTCCTGTTGTCGCATCACAGAAAAAAGTATCCGTTCCGAATACCAAGAAATCCAAGAATGACAGCGATTTCTTCGGCGAAATCAAATACCGCTTCCACATGGTCGTATCCGACGACGAGAAGAAAGTCAAAGGCGTGGTCGGTTTCGAGGTCGGTTCCTGTAAATTCGGCGGCGATGGTGCAGACTTTGGCGGCGACGACAAAGTATTCGAACTGCGCTGGGCCTACACCGACATCGAAGTTCCCTTCGACCCGGCTTCCCGCCTGACCGTCGGCCTGCAGCCTGTCGGTTACAACTACCTGCTGTGGACCGACAATGCCGGCGGCGTCAAATGGAAGCGCAAAGACGGCCAGTGGGCTTACAGCCTGGGCTGGTTCCGCAACGACTGGAACGGCGCCAACAACACCGCTGGTGGCGACCGCAAAAGCGCCTATGACGACGCCTACGCCGCCGACCTGACCTACACCTTCGACAACGGCAACAGCCTCAATGCCTTCGTTGTCTACATGGATCAGGGCGAGGAAGCCGTAGGTTACACCGATTTGACCGATGGTACCTTTTATTCTCTTGCCTCTGACGTTCAGGACGAAGAAATCTGGATCGGTCTGTCCGGCAAGGGCAAATGGAACAACCTGTCCGCCCTGTTCACCGGCATCTATCTGACCGGCGAAGTGAACTCCAGCGACTTGGGCATGTCCCGCGACCGCAATGCCTATCTGTTCCATGGCCAGCTCGATTACGCCATGGGCAAAAACACCTTCACCCTCGGCGGTCTGTACGCTTCGGGCGACGACGATCCTCTTGATGGCGATGCCGAAAACTTCGACGTCATCGATATCTCCACCTCGATCCTCGGTTCTGTCATCATCTTCGACAACTACTGCGATGACAACTCCTTCAGCCAGGCGCCCTATGTCTTCGATCAGGGCTACGCGCTGCTCTACGTTGGCGCCGCCCGCAAGCTGAACGCCAAAACCAAGGTCTGGGCCAAGTACTTCTACCACAACACCGCTGAAGCCACTCTGCTCGGCGATCGCGAAATCGGTCATGAGTTCGTAGTTGGCACCAGCTACACCATCATGAAGGGCCTGACCGCCGACATCAACGCCGGTTACCTGGTGGCTGGCGATGCCTGGGAAGCCATGGGTGGTGGCGACGGCGACGACGTGTTCCGCACCGACGCCCGTCTGCGCTTCAAGTTCTAA
- a CDS encoding DUF3106 domain-containing protein — MNGKWWSLLLAGLFLAPLSQAWARQAPQREPVCVLADNGQRWQDLTPEQRKELKGRYRQYKELTPEQRQRLQQRYDKYRDLTPEQRKRLKQRMERWQKLPEEKRQELKQRYHRYRQLPPEKQQELRNKWRELKKLPPEERHRRYKELQRSYDNDRG; from the coding sequence ATGAACGGAAAATGGTGGAGTTTACTGCTGGCGGGATTGTTTTTGGCTCCTCTGTCGCAGGCTTGGGCCCGGCAGGCCCCGCAGCGGGAACCTGTCTGCGTGTTGGCCGACAACGGACAGCGGTGGCAGGACCTTACACCGGAACAGCGAAAGGAACTGAAGGGTCGCTATCGCCAATACAAGGAATTGACTCCCGAGCAACGGCAACGATTGCAGCAGCGATACGACAAGTATCGCGACCTTACGCCTGAGCAGCGCAAACGCCTTAAACAACGTATGGAGCGCTGGCAGAAACTGCCCGAGGAAAAGCGTCAGGAATTGAAACAGCGCTATCATCGCTACCGTCAATTGCCGCCGGAAAAACAACAGGAACTGCGCAACAAATGGCGGGAACTCAAGAAGCTGCCTCCCGAAGAGCGTCACCGGCGTTACAAAGAGTTGCAACGGTCATACGATAATGATCGTGGTTGA
- a CDS encoding anti-sigma factor family protein: MKRQATCNEKELVLFYYGELDAAGRQRLQSHLADCPACRSRLDALQRSLDHLSMPGVTLSEIEKTRLTAVITEKASQRAKPQRWLLGSAAAAVATLAISLMILPGNFARWTGQLPQSETEIGMLQDMELLQNIDLLENLDLLQDFERIG, from the coding sequence ATGAAACGCCAGGCGACTTGCAACGAAAAGGAACTGGTGCTGTTCTATTACGGGGAACTCGATGCTGCCGGGCGGCAGCGTCTGCAGAGCCATCTTGCCGACTGCCCGGCGTGTCGCAGTCGTCTGGATGCACTGCAACGCTCGCTGGATCATTTGTCCATGCCGGGGGTGACCCTGTCCGAAATCGAAAAAACCCGTTTGACTGCGGTTATCACCGAAAAAGCCTCGCAAAGGGCCAAGCCGCAACGCTGGCTGCTGGGGTCGGCCGCAGCGGCGGTGGCGACACTGGCGATAAGCCTGATGATACTGCCAGGCAATTTTGCCAGATGGACAGGGCAACTGCCGCAATCGGAAACCGAGATCGGTATGCTGCAGGATATGGAGTTGTTGCAGAATATCGATTTGCTTGAAAATCTCGATTTGCTGCAGGACTTTGAACGCATCGGCTAG
- a CDS encoding RNA polymerase sigma factor — MDYRNTAAVIEVDEVPEQLSEPMTDSESLLLERIRQGDEGAFTQLVSGHLSSVVNLAYRMLGDRQEAEDLAQEAFLRLHRSLPSFRGDCRIKTWLYKVVSRLVIDHIRREQVRRRIFFFRKHEDDPDPVANFADPSASPSDQLLGQETRQKLFKAMEKLSGRQRAVFVLRHQEGLPLKEIAQVLHLKEGTVKAHLHRAVQCIRQEFTDQEEVTS, encoded by the coding sequence ATGGATTACCGGAATACGGCAGCCGTTATAGAGGTGGATGAGGTGCCGGAACAGCTTAGCGAACCGATGACGGACAGCGAATCCCTGTTGCTGGAAAGAATTCGCCAGGGAGACGAGGGTGCCTTTACACAGCTGGTTTCAGGCCATCTGTCCTCGGTGGTCAATCTTGCTTACCGTATGCTGGGGGATCGCCAGGAAGCTGAAGATCTGGCCCAGGAGGCGTTTTTGCGTCTGCACCGTTCCCTGCCCTCTTTTCGCGGGGATTGCCGGATCAAGACCTGGCTTTACAAGGTTGTCTCCAGGCTGGTGATCGACCATATCCGGCGGGAACAGGTACGGCGCCGCATCTTTTTTTTCCGCAAACATGAGGACGATCCCGATCCGGTGGCCAATTTTGCCGATCCTTCGGCATCGCCCAGTGACCAGCTTCTGGGACAGGAAACTCGGCAAAAGTTGTTCAAGGCCATGGAGAAACTCTCCGGACGGCAGCGCGCCGTGTTCGTCTTGCGCCATCAGGAAGGTCTGCCCCTCAAGGAGATCGCCCAGGTGCTGCATTTGAAGGAGGGTACGGTCAAGGCTCATCTGCATCGCGCCGTGCAATGTATACGTCAAGAATTTACCGATCAGGAAGAGGTAACGTCATGA
- the tkt gene encoding transketolase, with amino-acid sequence MEHERLDQKLARESIDTVRLLAADAVEKARSGHPGTPMEAAPIAYLLYTRHLRHNPDNPDWPGRDRFLLSCGHASMLLYSMLHLTGYDLSMEDLKQFRQLDSRTPGHPEFGHTPGVETTTGPLGQGVAVGVGMAMGARLLADKVHPELFDYRIYALCSDGDMMEGVAAEAASLAGHLQLGNMIYVYLDNRITIEGGTDLAFSDETASRFLSYGWHVQHVEGENLTEIDAALVSARRDPRPSLIIARTHIGIGAPHKQDTAEAHGAPLGAEELQLTKEFYGRDPDLAFQVPQSVAQHMAEAKLRGKYQEQTWQEHLRQALAANHPNLAAWQQGQAAGIPSDWQAALPCFSVDDGALATRQASGLTLNALAEKIPLLVGGSADLAPSNNTALKKAGSFRPGKADRNIHFGVREHAMGAILNGLAHTPGLIPFGGTFLVFSDYMRPPMRLAAMMGLAPIYVFTHDSIGLGEDGPTHQPVEHLAALRAIPNLTVIRPCDANETVQAWRAALENRRGPTALVLTRQKLPVLDRHMHGGAENLQRGGYVLAREQSTLRVLIIASGSEVQIALEARSLLQSEGYGVRVVSLPSWELFETQTQAYRDEVLPPGDALRVAVEAGIGMGWERYLGHSGMLICMDGFGASAPGGELMKKFGFTCEHLVNRIKMQL; translated from the coding sequence ATGGAACATGAACGTCTGGATCAGAAGCTGGCTCGCGAATCTATCGATACCGTCCGTCTGCTTGCCGCCGACGCGGTCGAAAAGGCGCGCTCCGGGCATCCCGGAACGCCCATGGAAGCCGCTCCCATCGCTTACCTTCTCTATACCCGTCACCTGCGACACAACCCGGACAATCCCGATTGGCCGGGCCGCGACCGGTTTCTTTTGTCCTGCGGGCATGCCTCCATGCTGCTTTACAGTATGCTGCATCTGACGGGTTACGACCTGTCGATGGAGGACCTGAAACAGTTTCGGCAGCTCGATAGTCGTACGCCCGGACATCCGGAATTCGGCCATACGCCCGGCGTGGAAACGACCACAGGGCCACTCGGTCAAGGGGTGGCGGTCGGCGTCGGCATGGCCATGGGCGCACGGCTGCTGGCGGACAAGGTGCATCCGGAATTGTTCGATTACCGCATCTACGCCTTATGTTCCGACGGCGACATGATGGAGGGGGTCGCGGCGGAAGCGGCTTCGCTGGCCGGTCATCTGCAGTTGGGCAACATGATTTATGTCTATCTCGACAATCGTATTACCATCGAGGGCGGCACCGACCTGGCTTTCAGTGATGAAACGGCCAGCCGATTTCTTTCTTACGGCTGGCATGTGCAACATGTCGAAGGTGAAAACCTGACGGAAATCGATGCAGCGCTGGTTTCGGCCCGCAGGGATCCGCGCCCCTCTCTGATCATCGCCCGCACCCATATCGGCATAGGCGCTCCGCACAAGCAGGATACCGCCGAGGCCCACGGCGCGCCGCTGGGAGCGGAAGAGCTGCAATTGACCAAGGAATTTTACGGCCGGGATCCCGACCTCGCCTTCCAGGTTCCCCAATCAGTCGCGCAGCATATGGCGGAGGCCAAACTGCGGGGCAAATATCAGGAACAGACCTGGCAGGAGCACCTGAGGCAAGCCCTTGCCGCCAATCATCCGAACCTCGCAGCCTGGCAACAGGGCCAAGCTGCCGGCATACCGTCCGATTGGCAAGCTGCCCTGCCCTGTTTCAGCGTCGATGACGGTGCTCTGGCAACCCGTCAGGCCAGCGGTCTGACCCTCAATGCGCTGGCAGAAAAAATTCCTTTGCTGGTGGGTGGCTCCGCCGACCTGGCGCCATCCAACAACACGGCACTCAAAAAGGCCGGATCTTTCAGGCCGGGTAAAGCCGACCGGAATATCCATTTCGGTGTACGCGAACATGCCATGGGGGCTATTCTCAACGGTTTGGCCCATACCCCGGGGTTGATTCCTTTCGGCGGCACCTTCCTGGTTTTTTCCGATTACATGCGCCCGCCCATGCGGCTTGCCGCCATGATGGGGCTGGCGCCGATCTACGTTTTCACCCACGATTCCATCGGTTTGGGCGAAGACGGACCCACCCATCAACCGGTCGAGCATCTGGCCGCTTTGCGTGCCATTCCCAACCTTACGGTGATTCGCCCCTGCGACGCCAACGAAACGGTACAGGCCTGGCGTGCAGCCCTGGAAAATCGTCGCGGGCCGACGGCACTGGTGTTGACACGTCAGAAACTGCCGGTGCTCGATCGTCATATGCATGGCGGTGCCGAAAATTTACAGCGCGGCGGCTACGTTCTGGCCCGGGAGCAAAGCACCCTGAGGGTGTTGATTATCGCCAGTGGTTCAGAGGTTCAGATCGCTCTTGAGGCGCGGTCCCTGTTGCAGTCCGAGGGGTACGGCGTCAGGGTGGTCTCCTTGCCCAGCTGGGAACTTTTCGAAACTCAGACGCAAGCTTATCGCGACGAGGTGCTGCCTCCCGGCGACGCGTTACGGGTGGCCGTTGAAGCCGGTATCGGTATGGGGTGGGAGCGCTACCTCGGTCATTCCGGCATGCTGATTTGCATGGACGGTTTTGGCGCCAGTGCTCCCGGTGGCGAGTTGATGAAAAAATTCGGGTTTACCTGCGAGCATCTTGTGAACCGAATAAAAATGCAATTATGA
- a CDS encoding glutamate--cysteine ligase yields the protein MSTIVKTRLDEPVSCHDDLVKYQLRNIRPRDQWGVGVEVEKLVVDRQTGQAAEFSRIEALLSHLESAGGWQGQREAGRLIALMGESSSVTLEPGGQLELSGKLCTDLCCCQRDLSRHVRRIDSAARPLGLAFLGLGVHPITPLQDIDWLPKPRYAIMREYMLRTGDLGQHMMKLSAGLQVNLDFCDEADCMDKIRTGQLLAPLFYALFANSPLMNGKPSGFLSTRGEIWARTDPDRSGIILELFRPGAGLSSYVDYALDVPMYFILRQGHLIDLTRRRFSFRRYLSEGFEDFRPTLADWDLHLSTLFPEVRLRPQIELRSADSLPPHLAMAVAALAKGLMYDDEARYQVAKLLDPGDDAQRMEVYRNSWRLGLRTPCGNHTLREVACELLAVAREVLRRVGPRDCPCGSEARFLDGIEEVAHSGVTLAERLLQDWQGAPEQRLAALLTHCAYPENSPGEFCL from the coding sequence ATGTCGACTATTGTGAAAACCCGTCTTGATGAACCCGTTAGCTGTCATGACGACCTGGTAAAATATCAGCTGCGCAATATAAGGCCGCGCGATCAGTGGGGAGTTGGCGTCGAAGTGGAAAAGCTTGTGGTGGATCGGCAGACCGGTCAAGCCGCGGAATTTTCGCGGATTGAGGCCCTGCTGAGCCACCTCGAAAGCGCTGGCGGATGGCAAGGCCAGCGTGAAGCCGGCCGCCTGATTGCCCTGATGGGGGAATCGTCGTCCGTGACCCTGGAACCGGGCGGGCAGCTTGAATTATCCGGTAAACTCTGTACCGATCTTTGTTGTTGTCAACGGGATCTGTCGCGTCATGTTCGACGAATTGACAGCGCGGCGCGGCCTTTGGGGCTGGCGTTTCTGGGCCTGGGGGTGCATCCCATTACACCTTTGCAGGACATCGACTGGTTGCCCAAGCCGCGATATGCGATTATGCGTGAATATATGTTGCGTACCGGTGACCTCGGCCAGCATATGATGAAACTCAGCGCCGGTTTGCAGGTCAATCTCGATTTTTGCGACGAAGCCGATTGCATGGATAAAATACGCACCGGTCAGTTGCTGGCTCCCCTTTTCTACGCCCTGTTTGCCAACTCACCCTTGATGAACGGAAAACCGTCGGGGTTTCTTTCCACCCGAGGGGAGATCTGGGCGCGCACCGATCCCGATCGATCGGGGATCATTCTGGAACTGTTCCGGCCAGGCGCAGGTTTATCCAGTTATGTCGATTACGCCCTCGATGTACCCATGTATTTTATTCTGCGTCAGGGCCATCTGATCGATCTTACCCGCCGCCGATTTAGCTTTCGGCGTTATCTGAGCGAAGGTTTTGAGGATTTCCGCCCTACCCTTGCCGATTGGGATCTGCATCTATCCACGCTGTTTCCGGAAGTGCGTCTGCGCCCGCAGATCGAACTGCGCAGCGCCGATAGCCTGCCGCCGCACCTGGCCATGGCGGTCGCGGCCTTGGCCAAGGGATTGATGTACGACGACGAGGCGCGTTATCAGGTAGCAAAGCTGCTCGACCCCGGCGACGATGCACAACGCATGGAGGTGTACCGCAATTCCTGGCGTCTGGGTCTTCGAACCCCGTGCGGAAACCACACATTGCGGGAGGTAGCCTGCGAATTGCTCGCGGTTGCCCGTGAAGTATTGCGGCGCGTGGGTCCCAGAGATTGCCCGTGCGGCAGCGAGGCGCGTTTTCTGGATGGTATAGAGGAGGTGGCACACAGTGGCGTGACCCTGGCGGAGCGGTTGCTGCAAGACTGGCAAGGAGCTCCGGAACAACGCCTGGCAGCATTGCTGACCCATTGCGCTTATCCCGAAAACTCCCCCGGGGAGTTCTGTCTTTGA